A DNA window from Ovis aries strain OAR_USU_Benz2616 breed Rambouillet chromosome 7, ARS-UI_Ramb_v3.0, whole genome shotgun sequence contains the following coding sequences:
- the RPL10L gene encoding ribosomal protein uL16-like isoform X2 yields MGRRPARCYRYCKNKPYPKSRFCRGVPDAKIRIFDLALEAARICANKYMVKSCGKDGFHIRVRLHPFHVIRINKMLSCAGADRLQTGMRGAFGKPQGTVARVHIGQVIMSIRTKLQNKEHVIEALRRAKFKFPGRQKIHISKKWGFTKFNADEFEDKVAKKRLIPDGCGVKYVPNRGPLDKWRALHS; encoded by the exons ATGGGCCGCCGCCCTGCCCGTTGTTACCGGTACTGCAAGAATAAGCCTTACCCAAAGTCTCGCTTCTGCCGAGGTGTCCCCGATGCCAAGATCCGCATCTTTGACCTGG CGCTAGAGGCCGCCCGAATTTGTGCCAACAAGTACATGGTGAAAAGTTGTGGCAAAGATGGCTTTCACATCCGAGTGCGACTCCATCCATTCCATGTCATCCGCATCAACAAGATGTTGTCCTGTGCTGGGGCTGACAGGCTTCAGACAGGTATGCGAGGTGCCTTCGGAAAGCCCCAGGGTACGGTGGCCCGAGTCCACATTGGTCAAGTCATCATGTCTATCCGCACCAAGCTTCAGAACAAGGAACACGTGATTGAAGCTTTACGCAGGGCCAAGTTCAAGTTCCCTGGGCGCCAGAAGATTCATATCTCCAAGAAGTGGGGCTTTACCAAGTTTAATGCTGATGAATTTGAAGACAAAGTGGCTAAGAAGCGCCTCATTCCCGATGGTTGCGGAGTCAAATACGTCCCCAACCGTGGACCTTTGGACAAGTGGCGAGCTCTGCACTCCTGA
- the RPL10L gene encoding ribosomal protein uL16-like isoform X1: MGRRPARCYRYCKNKPYPKSRFCRGVPDAKIRIFDLGRKKAKVDEFPLCGHMVSDEYEQLSSEALEAARICANKYMVKSCGKDGFHIRVRLHPFHVIRINKMLSCAGADRLQTGMRGAFGKPQGTVARVHIGQVIMSIRTKLQNKEHVIEALRRAKFKFPGRQKIHISKKWGFTKFNADEFEDKVAKKRLIPDGCGVKYVPNRGPLDKWRALHS; this comes from the coding sequence ATGGGCCGCCGCCCTGCCCGTTGTTACCGGTACTGCAAGAATAAGCCTTACCCAAAGTCTCGCTTCTGCCGAGGTGTCCCCGATGCCAAGATCCGCATCTTTGACCTGGGTCGGAAGAAGGCCAAAGTGGATGAGTTCCCACTCTGTGGCCACATGGTGTCTGATGAATATGAGCAGCTCTCTTCTGAAGCGCTAGAGGCCGCCCGAATTTGTGCCAACAAGTACATGGTGAAAAGTTGTGGCAAAGATGGCTTTCACATCCGAGTGCGACTCCATCCATTCCATGTCATCCGCATCAACAAGATGTTGTCCTGTGCTGGGGCTGACAGGCTTCAGACAGGTATGCGAGGTGCCTTCGGAAAGCCCCAGGGTACGGTGGCCCGAGTCCACATTGGTCAAGTCATCATGTCTATCCGCACCAAGCTTCAGAACAAGGAACACGTGATTGAAGCTTTACGCAGGGCCAAGTTCAAGTTCCCTGGGCGCCAGAAGATTCATATCTCCAAGAAGTGGGGCTTTACCAAGTTTAATGCTGATGAATTTGAAGACAAAGTGGCTAAGAAGCGCCTCATTCCCGATGGTTGCGGAGTCAAATACGTCCCCAACCGTGGACCTTTGGACAAGTGGCGAGCTCTGCACTCCTGA